One Arachis duranensis cultivar V14167 unplaced genomic scaffold, aradu.V14167.gnm2.J7QH unplaced_Scaffold_232525, whole genome shotgun sequence DNA segment encodes these proteins:
- the LOC127744079 gene encoding syntaxin-132-like isoform X2, producing the protein MNDLLTDSFADEGNHGQPSRQGDIEMGMQVQRSNSDLGMEAFNKQIHEVDKQIDKLSGLLQKLKEANEESKAVTKASAMKAIKKRMEKDIDEVGKIAHGVKTKIEAINRDNLNNRKKPGCEKGTGIDRARMNMTNALTKRFKDLMTEFQTLRQRIQDEYREVVERRVITVTGTRPDDETIDHLIETGNSEQIFQKAILEAGRGQVVSTVEEIQERHDAVKEIEKKLLDLHQIYLDMAVLVDAQGEILDNIESQVTNATDHVRLGNDALQTAKIYQKRSRKCMIIAVILVLIIAAIIVIPILKTRKK; encoded by the exons ATGAACGACCTTCTTACT GATTCGTTTGCTGATGAAGGTAATCATGGTCAGCCTTCTAGACAAGGTGATATTGAAATGGGAATGCAGGTTCAGAGAAGCAACTCTGATCTGGGAATGGAAGCTTTTAATAAGCAG ATCCATGAGGTCGACAAACAAATCGATAAGCTCTCTGGGCTACTTCAAAAGCTAAAG GAAGCTAATGAAGAATCAAAAGCCGTTACAAAAGCATCTGCTATGAAAG CTATCAAGAAGAGAATGGAGAAGGATATTGATGAAGTTGGAAAGATTGCACATGGtgtcaaaacaaaaatagaagctATAAACAGAGAT AACTTAAACAACAGAAAAAAGCCAGGTTGTGAGAAGGGAACGGGTATTGATAGAGCGAGGATGAATATGACAAA tgccttaactaaaaggttcaaGGATCTAATGACAGAGTTTCAG ACTCTTAGACAAAGAATACAAGATGAATATCGTGAGGTTGTtgagagaagagttattacag TCACTGGAACTAGGCCAGATGATGAG ACAATTGATCACCTGATTGAAACTGGAAATAGTGAACAAATCTTCCAGAAGGCAATTTTAGAAGCAGGACGAGGACAG GTTGTAAGCACAGTAGAAGAAATTCAGGAGAGACATGATGCTgtgaaagaaattgagaaaaagCTTCTTGATTTGCACCAG ATTTATCTCGACATGGCAGTCTTGGTTGATGCTCAGGGAGAGATTTTAGACAACATCGAAAGCCAG GTGACAAACGCAACTGATCATGTTAGATTGGGAAACGATGCTCTTCAAACTGCAAAGATTTATCAAAAGAGGTCAAGAAAATGCATGATCATTGCTGTTATACTGGTCTTGATCATCGCCGCCATTATCGTGATCCCCATTTTGAAAACAAGGAAGAAGTGA
- the LOC127744079 gene encoding syntaxin-132-like isoform X1 — protein MNDLLTDSFADEGNHGQPSRQGDIEMGMQVQRSNSDLGMEAFNKQIHEVDKQIDKLSGLLQKLKEANEESKAVTKASAMKAIKKRMEKDIDEVGKIAHGVKTKIEAINRDNLNNRKKPGCEKGTGIDRARMNMTNALTKRFKDLMTEFQTLRQRIQDEYREVVERRVITVTGTRPDDETIDHLIETGNSEQIFQKAILEAGRGQVVSTVEEIQERHDAVKEIEKKLLDLHQIYLDMAVLVDAQGEILDNIESQVNNAVDHVQRGTTALQGAKKLQKNTRKWTCIAILILLIVVAIIVVGVLHPWKSS, from the exons ATGAACGACCTTCTTACT GATTCGTTTGCTGATGAAGGTAATCATGGTCAGCCTTCTAGACAAGGTGATATTGAAATGGGAATGCAGGTTCAGAGAAGCAACTCTGATCTGGGAATGGAAGCTTTTAATAAGCAG ATCCATGAGGTCGACAAACAAATCGATAAGCTCTCTGGGCTACTTCAAAAGCTAAAG GAAGCTAATGAAGAATCAAAAGCCGTTACAAAAGCATCTGCTATGAAAG CTATCAAGAAGAGAATGGAGAAGGATATTGATGAAGTTGGAAAGATTGCACATGGtgtcaaaacaaaaatagaagctATAAACAGAGAT AACTTAAACAACAGAAAAAAGCCAGGTTGTGAGAAGGGAACGGGTATTGATAGAGCGAGGATGAATATGACAAA tgccttaactaaaaggttcaaGGATCTAATGACAGAGTTTCAG ACTCTTAGACAAAGAATACAAGATGAATATCGTGAGGTTGTtgagagaagagttattacag TCACTGGAACTAGGCCAGATGATGAG ACAATTGATCACCTGATTGAAACTGGAAATAGTGAACAAATCTTCCAGAAGGCAATTTTAGAAGCAGGACGAGGACAG GTTGTAAGCACAGTAGAAGAAATTCAGGAGAGACATGATGCTgtgaaagaaattgagaaaaagCTTCTTGATTTGCACCAG ATTTATCTCGACATGGCAGTCTTGGTTGATGCTCAGGGAGAGATTTTAGACAACATCGAAAGCCAG GTCAACAACGCAGTCGATCATGTCCAGAGGGGGACAACGGCACTTCAAGGTGCTAAGAAACTCCAGAAGAACACTCGAAAATGGACGTGCATCGCCATCCTTATACTATTGATAGTAGTAGCTATAATAGTTGTCGGCGTTCTTCATCCTTGGAAGAGTAGCTAG
- the LOC127744146 gene encoding MYB-like transcription factor ETC3 isoform X2 — protein MDDIDHSSSSSSSQHVSANSTEQVSNRASKVEFSEDEKTLISRMYKLVGDRWSLIAGRIPGRTADEIEKYWTSRYSSRNE, from the exons atgGACGACATAGatcactcttcttcttcttcttcttctcaacaTGTTTCTGCAAACTCTACag AACAAGTGTCCAATCGAGCTTCCAAGGTTGAATTTTCGGAGGATGAGAAAACTCTTATTTCCAGGATGTATAAACTTGTTGGGGACAG GTGGTCCTTAATTGCCGGAAGAATTCCCGGAAGAACAGCTGATGAAATAGAGAAGTATTGGACTTCAAGATACTCATCAAGAAACGAATGA
- the LOC127744146 gene encoding MYB-like transcription factor ETC3 isoform X1 — protein MDDIDHSSSSSSSQHVSANSTEQVSNRASKVEFSEDEKTLISRMYKLVGDSRWSLIAGRIPGRTADEIEKYWTSRYSSRNE, from the exons atgGACGACATAGatcactcttcttcttcttcttcttctcaacaTGTTTCTGCAAACTCTACag AACAAGTGTCCAATCGAGCTTCCAAGGTTGAATTTTCGGAGGATGAGAAAACTCTTATTTCCAGGATGTATAAACTTGTTGGGGACAG CAGGTGGTCCTTAATTGCCGGAAGAATTCCCGGAAGAACAGCTGATGAAATAGAGAAGTATTGGACTTCAAGATACTCATCAAGAAACGAATGA
- the LOC127744168 gene encoding protein translation factor SUI1 homolog, translating into MSEFDTNDIPSTFDPFAEANAEDSGIGAKDYVHIRVQQRNGRKSLTTVQGLKKEFSYSKILKDLKKEFCCNGTVVQDPELGQVIQLQGDQRKNVSTFLVQAGIVKKDNIKIHGF; encoded by the exons ATGTCTGAATTTGACACAAACGACATTCCATCTACTTTTG aTCCGTTTGCTGAGGCAAATGCTGAGGACTCAGGTATCGGGGCGAAAGATTATGTTCATATCCGGGTGCAGCAGCGAAACGGGAGGAAAAGCCTTACAACAGTTCAAGGATTGAAGAAAGAATTCAGTTACTCCAAGATTCTTAAGGACCTCAAGAAAGAGTTTTGTTGTAATGGTACTGTTGTCCAGGACCCTGAGTTGGGCCAG GTCATACAACTTCAGGGAgatcaaaggaaaaatgtttctaccttcCTTGTGCAG GCTGGCATAGTAAAGAAGGATAATATCAAGATTCATGGtttctaa
- the LOC107462013 gene encoding LOW QUALITY PROTEIN: uncharacterized transporter C405.03c (The sequence of the model RefSeq protein was modified relative to this genomic sequence to represent the inferred CDS: substituted 1 base at 1 genomic stop codon): protein MASKVENSKAWKWGLGLVYIVAVATIWIAASFVVQSVVDGGVSPFLVTYICNSLFVVLIPIVEIGRYLEDSCGSGCFWSAKKASQHSESVKESEQAILLEENDVGNEGNESLVVDDEVGISEQRNSGSIFLPPENRVEVLPGQVNVIENVDNQLDEKGRWTRWRVAKVSLLICPFWFLAQLTFNLSLKYTTVTSNTILSSASSLFTFLVSLAFLGERFTWLKLFSVLLCMGGTIIVSLGDSKSTLKTIASNPLLGDIFAIVSAGLYAVYITLIRKNSYSLLLVAXHCGLVLLHDCCKIAIGIYYLRRRSTYFTFSAIEIVLFFLCSATGLFDNVLSDYLWAKAVLLTSTTVATAGLTIQVPLAAIVDTLTGRAPRLMNYLGAIAVMVGFTGINIPLETLCNKREANIELENNVSLGKEEFTIPRGEDSAAIP, encoded by the exons ATGGCTTCAAAAGTTGAGAATAGTAAAGCATGGAAATGGGGGTTGGGTCTGGTGTATATAGTTGCTGTGGCCACAATTTGGATAGCTGCTAGCTTTGTAGTACAGTCTGTTGTTGATGGTGGTGTGTCACCATTCCTTGTTACTTACATCTGCAACTCATTGTTTGTGGTTTTGATACCAATTGTTGAAATTGGGCGATATTTGGAGGATTCTTGTGGCAGTGGTTGCTTTTGGAGCGCGAAGAAAGCGAGCCAACATTCAGAAAGTGTGAAGGAGTCAGAGCAGGCTATACTCCTTGAAGAGAATGATGTAGGGAACGAGGGCAATGAATCATTGGTTGTGGATGATGAGGTTGGCATCAGCGAACAAAGGAACTCTGGTTCCATATTTCTGCCACCGGAAAACAGGGTTGAGGTGTTGCCTGGTCAAGTTAATGTGATTGAGAATGTTGATAATCAGCTGGATGAGAAAGGGCGTTGGACACGGTGGAGGGTGGCCAAAGTTAGTCTATTGATATGTCCATTTTGGTTTCTTGCTCAGCTCACTTTTAACCTGTCGTTGAAGTATACTACGGTCACA TCAAATACAATTTTGAGTAGTGCATCCAGTCTTTTTACCTTCTTGGTCTCTCTTGCATTCTTGGGTGAGAGGTTTACTTGGTTAAAGCTCTTTAGTGTTCTTCTTTGCATGGGAGGAACAATAATTGTGAGTCTTGGAGATTCAAAAAGCACTTTAAAAACAATCGCATCGAATCCGCTTCTTGGAGACATCTTTGCAATTGTTTCGGCAGGACTATATGCGGTTTATATAACCCTAATTCGCAAGAACAGTTATTCATTATTATTAGTAGCTTGACATTGTGGTTTAGTTCTTTTACATGATTGCTGTAAAATTGCAATCGGTATTTACTATTTAAGGAGGAGATCTACCTATTTTACCTTTTCTGCCATCGAAATTGTGCTATTCTTTCTGTGTTCTGCAA CAGGACTGTTTGATAATGTGCTGAGTGATTACTTGTGGGCCAAGGCTGTTCTTCTCACATCAACCACAGTAGCAACTGCTGGCCTTACGATTCAGGTTCCATTGGCCGCCATCGTGGATACCTTGACTGGCCGTGCTCCTCGCCTTATGAATTATCTGGGAGCGATAGCTGTCATGGTTGGCTTCACCGGAATTAATATTCCTCTTGAGACTTTATGTAACAAAAGAGAAGCTAACATCGAATTGGAAAATAATGTCAGTTTAGGAAAAGAAGAGTTTACAATCCCGAGAGGTGAAGATTCGGCTGCCATACCTTAG
- the LOC127744048 gene encoding APO protein 4, mitochondrial-like, with the protein MALRTLPWRGLVCSESVRCFEFPIRFYATKTKLRKLRPMILKRIERRAQAYPVRATIPVAKEVLVTRDILFHGVSILLKSIPIMACKFCPEIFIGEQGHKIQTCWGYKHRAKNRVHEWVRGGLNDILVPVQAFHLHNMFQPVITHNQRFDFERVPAVLELCWQAGAYPNDENLNSSNWSLEAANDSLHGGESLSPRDLTSVAQETLNAWEILRSGVEKLLLVYPVKVCKHCSEVHVGPSGHKARLCGVFKYESWRGSHFWMKATVDDLVPPKIVWSQRPQDRELVDEGRKFYGRVPAVLDLCSKGGAHVPAKYNCMKKVKGSSGPVSNEIRKSIALNFPGQQYVDSQAWLESEYGVGK; encoded by the exons ATGGCTCTGAGAACTTTGCCTTGGCGGGGCCTTGTGTGCAGCGAATCAGTTAGATGCTTTGAGTTTCCTATTCGGTTCTACGCCACCAAAACGAAACTGAGGAAGCTCCGCCCCATGATTCTCAAGAGAATCGAGAGAAGAGCCCAAGCGTACCCGGTTCGCGCCACCATTCCGGTTGCAAAGGAGGTGCTGGTAACTCGGGATATTCTCTTCCATGGCGTTTCCATCCTTCTCAAGTCCATTCCTATCATGGCTTGCAA ATTCTGTCCAGAGATATTTATTGGTGAGCAGGGGCATAAAATTCAAACTTGCTGGGGCTACAAGCATCGAGCCAAGAATCGAGTTCATGAGTGGGTCAGAGGTGGTTTAAATGATATACTTGTTCCTGTCCAAGCATTTCACCTACATAACATGTTCCAGCCTGTTATTACACACAACCAGAGGTTTGACTTTGAACGCGTACCTGCTGTTTTGGAGCTATGTTGGCAAGCAGGCGCTTATCCCAATGATGAAAATCTTAATTCAAGTAATTGGAGCTTGGAGGCTGCCAATGATAGCCTGCATGGAGGTGAATCTTTGTCACCAAGGGATCTTACCTCTGTAGCACAAGAAACACTCAATGCTTGGGAAATTCTTAGGTCAGGGGTGGAGAAATTGTTGTTGGTTTATCCAGTAAAAGTTTGTAAACATTGTTCTGAGGTTCATGTTGGGCCTTCTGGCCATAAAGCTAGGCTTTGTGGAGTATTTAAATATGAAAGTTGGAGAGGATCTCACTTTTGGATGAAAGCTACAGTGGATGATTTAGTGCCCCCGAAGATCGTATGGAGCCAAAGGCCTCAAGATCGTGAACTTGTAGATGAAGGGAGAAAATTTTACGGGCGTGTTCCAGCTGTATTGGATCTGTGCTCAAAGGGTGGTGCCCATGTGCCTGCAAAGTATAATTGTATGAAGAAAGTTAAAGGTTCGTCAGGCCCTGTCAGTAATGAGATTAGAAAAAGTATAGCATTGAACTTTCCGGGGCAGCAATATGTTGACTCACAGGCATGGTTGGAATCAGAGTACGGTGTGGGAAAATGA
- the LOC127744113 gene encoding uncharacterized protein LOC127744113 codes for MRVVIVTRINQFFIEVGAQETVSEIKRKIEQIHGTPAASQILTVSGWELVDGLDMEDYPIVTEGTKIDLNIKPSTEPHFNQVNKMQITVKFSARRIKIEVDRTDTVRSLKEKIHIIDSTPIKRMTLVFSGVELNEDFRKLSEYGIRESSEIVVFLNTITRARDEAPSRKVSLVVKTSSSLLNAATIPLEMRDACTVNDLKQLLLSRKILPVDDYLFIHRQRIMRDSCSLRWHGVENGDCLYVFKGTVSRSGYH; via the coding sequence ATGAGGGTAGTTATTGTTACAAGAATAAACCAATTCTTCATTGAAGTAGGTGCCCAAGAAACAGTTTCCGagatcaaaagaaaaatagaacaaaTTCATGGTACTCCAGCAGCTTCACAAATCCTAACAGTTTCTGGATGGGAACTAGTGGATGGCTTAGACATGGAAGACTATCCTATAGTCACTGAAGGTACAAAAATTGACCTCAATATCAAACCAAGCACAGAACCACATTTTAACCAGGTTAACAAAATGCAAATCACAGTGAAATTTTCAGCTAGAAGGATCAAGATAGAGGTGGACAGAACAGATACTGTTCGGAGCTTAAAGGAAAAAATCCACATAATTGACAGCACCCCCATCAAAAGAATGACACTAGTTTTTTCAGGGGTGGAGTTGAACGAAGATTTCAGAAAGCTAAGTGAGTATGGCATACGTGAGTCTTCTGAAATTgttgtgttcctcaacaccatAACTAGGGCAAGAGATGAAGCTCCCTCAAGGAAGGTGAGCCTGGTGGTAAAAACTTCCTCTAGTTTGCTTAATGCAGCAACTATTCCCCTGGAGATGAGAGATGCATGCACTGTAAATGACTTAAAGCAGTTGTTGTTAAGCAGAAAAATTCTGCCTGTTGATGACTACTTATTTATTCATAGGCAAAGGATCATGAGGGATAGCTGCAGCCTCAGATGGCACGGTGTTGAAAATGGAGACTGCCTCTATGTGTTCAAAGGGACAGTTAGTCGCAGTGGATATCACTaa
- the LOC127744054 gene encoding LOW QUALITY PROTEIN: peroxidase 3-like (The sequence of the model RefSeq protein was modified relative to this genomic sequence to represent the inferred CDS: inserted 2 bases in 1 codon) — protein sequence MARKLGYLRFFIVCVIASIATTHAQLQLGFYAKSCPKAEKIVSDFVNEHIHNAPSLAAALIRMHFHDCFVRGCDGSVLLNNTNQQAEKNAPPNLTVRGFDFIERIKSLVEAACPGVVSCADILTLAARDSIVATGGPFWQVPTGRRDXAPFDNFTTLQTKFNNAGLDLNDLVILSGAHTIGVSHCSTISNRLYNFTGKLDQDPALDSEYAQNLKKFKCKSINDNTTLIEMDPGSRKTFDLGYYNQVVKRRGLFTSDSQLLVNSVTNSLVNQLLQGSLRNFYAQFAISMEKMGRINVKTGTQGEIRKQCALINS from the exons ATGGCAAGGAAATTAGGGTACTTgagattttttattgtttgtgtGATAGCATCAATTGCAACAACACATGCTCAATTGCAGCTTGGTTTCTATGCTAAAAGCTGCCCAAAAGCTGAGAAGATTGTTTCTGATTTTGTGAATGAGCACATCCACAATGCTCCTTCACTTGCAGCTGCATTAATAAGAATGCATTTTCATGATTGTTTTGTCAGG GGGTGTGATGGATCAGTGCTTCTAAACAACACAAACCAGCAAGCTGAGAAGAATGCTCCACCAAACTTGACAGTGAGAGGGTTTGACTTCATTGAGAGAATAAAGAGCCTCGTGGAAGCTGCATGCCCTGGTGTTGTTTCTTGTGCTGATATCTTAACTTTGGCTGCTAGAGACTCCATTGTTGCCACT GGTGGACCCTTCTGGCAAGTTCCAACAGGTAGAAGGGA TGCTCCATTTGATAACTTCACCACCCTGCAAACTAAGTTTAACAATGCTGGACTCGATCTCAATGACTTAGTCATCCTATCTg GTGCACACACAATTGGAGTGTCTCATTGCTCAACAATCAGCAACCGTTTGTACAACTTCACTGGGAAGTTAGATCAAGACCCTGCACTAGACAGTGAGTATGCACAAAATCTGAAGAAATTCAAGTGCAAGAGCATCAATGACAACACCACTTTGATTGAGATGGACCCTGGTAGCCGCAAGACCTTTGATCTTGGTTACTATAACCAAGTTGTTAAGAGAAGAGGCCTATTCACTTCAGATTCTCAGTTGTTGGTCAACAGTGTTACAAACTCTCTGGTGAACCAATTACTTCAAGGGTCACTTCGGAATTTCTATGCTCAATTTGCAATCTCTATGGAGAAAATGGGAAGAATTAATGTCAAGACAGGGACACAAGGTGAAATCAGGAAACAATGTGCATTGATAAATAGCTAA